A single window of Vidua chalybeata isolate OUT-0048 chromosome 7, bVidCha1 merged haplotype, whole genome shotgun sequence DNA harbors:
- the BZW1 gene encoding eIF5-mimic protein 2 isoform X1, with product MNNQKPQKPTLSGQRFKTRKRDEKERFDPTQFQDCIIQGLTETGTDLEAVAKFLDASGAKLDYRRYAETLFDILVAGGMLAPGGTLADDMTRTNVCVFAAQEDLETMQAFAQVFNKLIRRYKYLEKGFEDEVKKLLLFLKGFSESERNKLAMLTGILLANGTLNASILNSLYNENLVKEGVSAAFAVKLFKSWINEKDINAVAVSLRKVNMDNRLMELFPANKQSVEHFSKYFTEAGLKELSEYVRNQQSIGARKELQKELQEQMSRGDPFKDIILYVKEEMKKNNISEQTVVTIIWSSVMSTVEWNKKEELVAEQAIKHLKQYSPLLAAFTTQGQSELTLLLKIQEYCYDNIHFMKAFQKIVVLFYKAEVLSEEPILKWYKDAHLAKGKSVFLEQMKKFVEWLKNAEEESESEAEEGD from the exons ATGAATAATCAAAAGCCGCAGAAGCCGACACTATCGGGCCAGcgttttaaaaccagaaaaagag ATGAAAAAGAGAGGTTTGACCCTACTCAGTTCCAGGACTGTATTATTCAAGGTTTAACTGAAACTGGCACTGACTTGGAGGCAGTAGCAAAGTTTCTTGATGCTTCTGGTGCAAAACTTGATTATCGCCGCTATGCAGAAACACTTTTTGACATCCTGGTGGCTGGTGGAATGCTGG CCCCGGGCGGGACCCTGGCAGACGACATGACACGCACAAACGtctgtgtgtttgcagcacAGGAAGACCTAGAAACCATGCAAGCATTTGCTCAG GTTTTTAACAAGTTAATCAGGCGTTACAAGTACCTAGAGAAAGGCTTTGAAGATGAAGTCAAAAAG TTGCTGCTCTTCCTGAAAGGGTTCTCAGAATCTGAGCGGAACAAACTGGCCATGCTGACGGGTATTCTGCTTGCCAATGGGACACTCAATGCATCAATTCTCAACAGTCTCTACAATGAGAACTTGGTTAAAGAAG GTGTTTCAGCAGCTTTTGCAGTCAAGCTGTTCAAGTCATGGATAAATGAGAAAGATATCAATGCAGTGGCTGTCAGTCTTCGCAAAGTAAACATGGACAACAGGCTCATG GAACTCTTCCCAGCCAACAAACAGAGTGTTGAACACTTCTCCAAGTACTTCACTGAAGCAGGACTAAAGGAACTTTCTGAGTATGTTCGGAACCAGCAATCCATAGGAGCTCggaaggagctgcagaaggaacTGCAGGAGCAGATGTCACGGGGAGATCCATTCAAGGAT ATCATCTTGTATGTGaaggaggagatgaagaaaaacaacatttcagaACAGACTGTGGTAACCATAATCTGGTCAAGTGTAATGAGCACAGTGGAGTGGAACAAAAAGGAGGAGCTGGTAGCAGAGCAAGCCATTAAGCATTTGAAG CAATACAGCCCTCTACTTGCTGCCTTCACCACCCAAGGTCAGTCAGAGCTGACTCTTCTGTTGAAGATTCAGGAGTATTGTTATGACAACATTCACTTCATGAAGGCCTTCCAGAAAATAGTGGTGCTCTTCTACAAAG CTGAAGTTCTGAGTGAAGAACCCATCCTCAAGTGGTATAAAGATGCCCATCTTGCAAAAGGAAAGAGTGTTTTTCTGGAGCAGATGAAGAAGTTTGTTGAATGGCTCAAGAATGCTGAAGAAG AGTCGGAGTCTGAAGCTGAAGAGGGTGACTGA
- the BZW1 gene encoding eIF5-mimic protein 2 isoform X2, producing MLLVQNLIIAAMQKHFLTSWWLVECWPRVFNKLIRRYKYLEKGFEDEVKKLLLFLKGFSESERNKLAMLTGILLANGTLNASILNSLYNENLVKEGVSAAFAVKLFKSWINEKDINAVAVSLRKVNMDNRLMELFPANKQSVEHFSKYFTEAGLKELSEYVRNQQSIGARKELQKELQEQMSRGDPFKDIILYVKEEMKKNNISEQTVVTIIWSSVMSTVEWNKKEELVAEQAIKHLKQYSPLLAAFTTQGQSELTLLLKIQEYCYDNIHFMKAFQKIVVLFYKAEVLSEEPILKWYKDAHLAKGKSVFLEQMKKFVEWLKNAEEESESEAEEGD from the exons ATGCTTCTGGTGCAAAACTTGATTATCGCCGCTATGCAGAAACACTTTTTGACATCCTGGTGGCTGGTGGAATGCTGG CCCCGG GTTTTTAACAAGTTAATCAGGCGTTACAAGTACCTAGAGAAAGGCTTTGAAGATGAAGTCAAAAAG TTGCTGCTCTTCCTGAAAGGGTTCTCAGAATCTGAGCGGAACAAACTGGCCATGCTGACGGGTATTCTGCTTGCCAATGGGACACTCAATGCATCAATTCTCAACAGTCTCTACAATGAGAACTTGGTTAAAGAAG GTGTTTCAGCAGCTTTTGCAGTCAAGCTGTTCAAGTCATGGATAAATGAGAAAGATATCAATGCAGTGGCTGTCAGTCTTCGCAAAGTAAACATGGACAACAGGCTCATG GAACTCTTCCCAGCCAACAAACAGAGTGTTGAACACTTCTCCAAGTACTTCACTGAAGCAGGACTAAAGGAACTTTCTGAGTATGTTCGGAACCAGCAATCCATAGGAGCTCggaaggagctgcagaaggaacTGCAGGAGCAGATGTCACGGGGAGATCCATTCAAGGAT ATCATCTTGTATGTGaaggaggagatgaagaaaaacaacatttcagaACAGACTGTGGTAACCATAATCTGGTCAAGTGTAATGAGCACAGTGGAGTGGAACAAAAAGGAGGAGCTGGTAGCAGAGCAAGCCATTAAGCATTTGAAG CAATACAGCCCTCTACTTGCTGCCTTCACCACCCAAGGTCAGTCAGAGCTGACTCTTCTGTTGAAGATTCAGGAGTATTGTTATGACAACATTCACTTCATGAAGGCCTTCCAGAAAATAGTGGTGCTCTTCTACAAAG CTGAAGTTCTGAGTGAAGAACCCATCCTCAAGTGGTATAAAGATGCCCATCTTGCAAAAGGAAAGAGTGTTTTTCTGGAGCAGATGAAGAAGTTTGTTGAATGGCTCAAGAATGCTGAAGAAG AGTCGGAGTCTGAAGCTGAAGAGGGTGACTGA
- the PPIL3 gene encoding peptidyl-prolyl cis-trans isomerase-like 3, with protein sequence MAVTLHTDVGDIKIELFCERTPKTCENFLALCASNYYNGCVFHRNIKGFMVQTGDPLGTGKGGNSIWGKKFEDEFSEYLKHSVRGVVSMANNGPNTNGSQFFITYGKQPHLDMKYTVFGKVIDGLETLDELEKLPVNEKTYRPLNDVRIKDITIHANPFAL encoded by the exons GCTGTCACGCTGCATACTGATGTGGGAGATATTAAAATTGAACTATTCTGTGAGCGTACTCCAAAGACTTGTGAA AATTTCCTGGCTCTTTGTGCTAGTAACTACTACAATGGATGCGTATTTCACCGAAATATAAAGGGCTTCATGGTTCAGACAGGAGATCCATTAG GCACTGGGAAAGGAGGTAACAGCATCTGGGGCAAGAAGTTTGAAGATGAATTCAGTGAATATCTAAAG CACAGTGTCCGTGGGGTAGTTTCCATGGCAAACAATGGTCCCAACACCAATGGATCACAGTTCTTCATCACTTACGGCAAACAGCCTCACCTGGACATGAAGTACACGGTGTTTGGAAA AGTTATTGATGGCTTGGAGACCCTGGATGAGCTGGAGAAGCTGCCCGTGAATGAGAAAACCTATCGACCTCTTAATGATGTTCGCATTAAAGACATTACAATTCACGCCAACCCTTTTGCTCTGTAG